The genomic interval GCCCGGTCACGGTGCGGGCCGACGAGCCGGTGCGGACGATCGAGGTCACTCTCGACGGCACCTCGTCCCGGGTGACGAGCCCGGTGAGCGCACACGAGACGATCCTGAACGCGGCGCTGCGGGTGCGCGCCGACGTGCCATTCGCCTGCGCGGGCGGGGTGTGCGGCACGTGCCGCGCGCGGCTGCGCGAGGGGGCGGTGCAGATGACCGAGAACTACGCGCTCGAGCCGGACGAGATCGAGCGCGGGTACATCCTGACGTGCCAGTCGCACCCGACGAGCGACCGTGTCGTCGTGGACTACGACGGGTGAGGGGCGGACCGTGATCGAGTACGTGTTCGAGGAGGTGGGGACGGATGCCGGGGGCTCCGGCCTCGCGACGATCACTCTGAACCGCCCGGCGGCGCGCAACGCGCTCGATGAGCAAGCGCTGCGCGACCTCGACGCCGCCTACGCTCGCGCCGAGGCCGACGGCGCGCGCGCTGTGCTGCTGCGCGGCGAGGGCCGGGCGTTCTGCGCGGGCCGCGACATCGCCGGCGTCGATCCGCGCACCGATGACGCGGCCGGGTATCTCGACGGACTGCTGACGCCCCTGCTGCACCGGATCGCGGCGTTCCCTGCACCGACCTTCGCGGCGGCGCACGGCGCCTGCCTGGGCGTCGGGCTCGGGCTGCTGATCGCGACCGATGTCGTCTACGTCGCCCCGGACGCGAAGATCGGTTCGCCCTTCGCCGCGCTCGGCGCGGCCCTCGACTCCGGCGGGCACGCCCTGTTCGTCGAGCGGCTCGGGACGCATCGGACACTCGACCTCGTCTACACCGGCCGGCTGCTCAGCGGCGATGAGGCCGTCGCAGCGGGACTGTTCTCGCGGGTCGTCGACGCCGGTGCGCTCGAGGAGCGCACGAGGGATGCCGCGGTGGCCGCCGCATCCGGACCCACCGCCGCCTTCGTGGCGAGCAAGCGCATCGTCGCGGCGCTGCGCGACGAGCGGCTGGGGTTCTGGGAGGCACTGGCGCTCGAGACCCGGGCGCAGGTGGCGCTCGGCGACACCGACGACTACCGCGAGGGCTTCGCCGCCTTCCAGCAGAAGCGGCCGCAGGTCTTCCGCGGGCGCTGACGGCGCGGGCAGGGGCGTGGGGCGGGCCCGGGGCGCCCCTTGGCCGGCGCGGACGGCTCGGGCAGACTCGGATGGACCGCGTCTACGAGGGAGTCTCATGCAGCAGCGCACGATCGGGCCGTTCACCGTCTCGGCCATCGGGCTCGGCGCCATGCCGGTGTCGATGAACAACGACCGCGAACTCCCCTCGCGGGACGACGCCATCGCCACGGTGCACGCGGCGCTCGACGCCGGCGTGACCTTCATCGACACGGCCGACATCTATGCGCCGTCGTGGGACGAGATGGGACACAACGAGCGGATCGTCCGCGATGCGCTGGCATCGTGGAATGGGGATGCCGACGGCATCCTCGTCGGGACGAAGGGCGGGATCACGCGCACCGCCGAGAAGGACTTCGGGCGCGACGGGTCGCTGGCCTACCTCCGGTCCGCGGTGCTGCGGTCGCAGGAGAACCTCGGCGTCGACGTCATCGACCTGTACCAGTACCACCGACCCGACCGCTGGATGGTCTACGGCGAGATCATGCAGAACCTCAAGACGCTGCAGGACGAGGGGCTCATCCGCACGATCGGCATCTCCAACGCCAGCGTCGAGGAGATCGCCATCGCGCGCGAGGTGCTGGGCGAGGGGAACCTCGTCAGCGTGCAGAACGAGTTCTCGCCCCGGCATCCGGGAAGCTACGGGGAATTGCGCTACTGCGACGAGCACGGCATCGCGTTCCTGCCGTGGAGTCCGCTGGGCGGCACCGGCGGCGGAGGACGCACCGTCGGCGAGCGGTTCGGCGTCTTCCGCGAGATCGGCGACGCGCACGGGGTGAGCCCGCAGCAGGTCGTGCTGGCGTGGGAGCTGGCGCTGAGCCCCGTCGTCGTGCCGATCCCCGGCGCGCGACGCGCGGCATCCATCACCGACTCCGCGGCCGCCGCCGACCTCGTTCTCACCGATGACGAGGTCTCGCGCTGCTCCGACGCCGTCGGCATCGAACGCTGAGACGCCGGGCTCCGCACGCGTCAACCCCCTGTCCGCGGGTTCACGCCCGGCCTACCGTGGCGCCATGGCTATCGAACTGAACAAGCCCGCTCTCGAGCATGCGCGCGCCCTGGTGCGCGACGGCAAGGTCGTCCGCGACGAGCGCGACGCGTGGTCGGAGGCGGCTCCCACGCCCGACGAGGAGAACGCGTTCATCGAGGACAAGGGGTGGACGGAGTACTCCCACTGGCACCTCGGGATCGACAAGAGCGAGAACCGCGAGACCAAGGGCGCATATTCGTTCCCCTTCGGCGACT from Microbacterium aurum carries:
- a CDS encoding enoyl-CoA hydratase/isomerase family protein; the encoded protein is MIEYVFEEVGTDAGGSGLATITLNRPAARNALDEQALRDLDAAYARAEADGARAVLLRGEGRAFCAGRDIAGVDPRTDDAAGYLDGLLTPLLHRIAAFPAPTFAAAHGACLGVGLGLLIATDVVYVAPDAKIGSPFAALGAALDSGGHALFVERLGTHRTLDLVYTGRLLSGDEAVAAGLFSRVVDAGALEERTRDAAVAAASGPTAAFVASKRIVAALRDERLGFWEALALETRAQVALGDTDDYREGFAAFQQKRPQVFRGR
- a CDS encoding aldo/keto reductase, yielding MQQRTIGPFTVSAIGLGAMPVSMNNDRELPSRDDAIATVHAALDAGVTFIDTADIYAPSWDEMGHNERIVRDALASWNGDADGILVGTKGGITRTAEKDFGRDGSLAYLRSAVLRSQENLGVDVIDLYQYHRPDRWMVYGEIMQNLKTLQDEGLIRTIGISNASVEEIAIAREVLGEGNLVSVQNEFSPRHPGSYGELRYCDEHGIAFLPWSPLGGTGGGGRTVGERFGVFREIGDAHGVSPQQVVLAWELALSPVVVPIPGARRAASITDSAAAADLVLTDDEVSRCSDAVGIER